A single region of the Brachypodium distachyon strain Bd21 chromosome 3, Brachypodium_distachyon_v3.0, whole genome shotgun sequence genome encodes:
- the LOC100835655 gene encoding F-box/kelch-repeat protein SKIP30, which produces MVECTMVSTLLDGLPNEVALQCLARVPFVFHPVLQLVCRSWRASVCSGELLNVRNQIGAAEELLCVLAFEPENVWQLYDPLRDKWITLPIMPSQIRNIARFGVASVAGRLYVIGGGSDRVDPLTGDHDTIFASNEVWSYDPLHRLWTQRAPMLVARAMFACCALDGKIIVAGGLTNCRKSISEAEIYDPEADTWESLPDLHHAHPSACSGLVIKDKMHVFHKGISTVQILEDGGGYWAVEDCSWLQGPMAMVGGELYVLSNSCIMKQRGENFSDKMVPCASGFQSRIGFGMIGLRDSICLFGGVIGPGPRNQCIKPLSDLDILNVTSERPTWRPGSPMTRCRGSITGCALLRI; this is translated from the coding sequence ATGGTTGAGTGCACAATGGTGTCAACCTTACTCGATGGTCTTCCTAATGAAGTTGCTCTCCAGTGCCTTGCTCGTGTCCCATTTGTATTCCATCCTGTTCTCCAGCTGGTTTGCCGCTCTTGGAGGGCATCCGTTTGCAGTGGTGAGCTTCTCAATGTTCGGAATCAGATTGGTGCGGCAGAAGAATTGCTATGTGTGTTAGCATTTGAACCTGAAAATGTTTGGCAACTTTATGATCCTCTCCGGGACAAGTGGATAACTCTGCCTATCATGCCGTCTCAGATTAGGAATATTGCCCGTTTTGGAGTGGCATCAGTTGCTGGCAGACTCTATGTAATTGGTGGTGGCAGTGATAGAGTCGATCCTCTTACAGGAGACCATGACACAATCTTTGCGAGCAATGAGGTTTGGTCTTATGATCCTCTCCACCGTTTGTGGACACAAAGGGCTCCAATGCTTGTAGCTCGAGCTATGTTTGCTTGCTGTGCATTGGATGGGAAGATAATTGTTGCAGGGGGCTTGACAAACTGCCGCAAATCGATATCGGAGGCTGAGATTTATGATCCTGAAGCTGACACATGGGAGTCCCTCCCTGACCTCCATCATGCACACCCGTCCGCATGCTCTGGTCTTGTCATCAAGGATAAGATGCATGTGTTTCATAAAGGTATATCAACAGTTCAGATTCTGGAAGATGGCGGCGGTTATTGGGCAGTTGAGGACTGCTCTTGGCTGCAAGGCCCAATGGCAATGGTTGGTGGGGAGCTTTATGTGCTGAGCAACAGTTGCATTATGAAGCAGCGTGGGGAGAATTTCTCTGATAAGATGGTTCCTTGTGCGTCTGGATTCCAAAGCAGAATTGGTTTTGGGATGATTGGTTTAAGAGACAGCATATGTTTGTTTGGGGGAGTGATCGGGCCTGGGCCGAGAAATCAGTGCATTAAGCCACTATCTGATCTTGATATCTTGAATGTCACAAGTGAGAGGCCAACTTGGCGACCAGGATCACCAATGACGCGTTGTCGAGGGAGTATCACAGGCTGCGCTCTCCTGAGGATTTAG
- the LOC100835037 gene encoding glucose-6-phosphate 1-dehydrogenase, cytoplasmic isoform — MSGGSTRSSTSSGRISSTTLSDLKDLELSPESGCLSIVVLGASGDLAKKKTFPALFNLFQQGFLQSGEVHIFGYARSNISDDGLRERIRGYLKGASEEHLSQFLKLIKYVSGSYDSSEGFELLNKAISWNETSEKNQPGNYRRLFYLALPPSVYPSVCKMIRTYCMAPSSHTGWTRVIVEKPFGKDLGSSEELSSQLGELFNEQQLYRIDHYLGKELVQNLLVLRFANRFFLPLWNRDNIANVQIVFKEDFGTDGRGGYFDQYGIIRDIIQNHLLQVFCLVAMEKPVSLSPEHIRDEKVKVLQSVDSIKHDEVVLGQYDGYKDDPTVPNESNTPTFASVVLRVHNERWEGVPFILKAGKALNSKKAEIRVQFKDAPGDIFRCKKQGRNEFVIRLQPSEAMYMKLTVKKPGLEMATEQSELDLSYGLRYQDVKIPEAYERLILDTIRGDQQHFVRRDELKAAWEIFTPLLHDIDAGKLQALPYQTGSRGPPEADELSKKIGYVQTHGYVWASPTLAKF; from the exons ATGTCAGGAGGATCAACTAGATCTTCCACGTCATCCGGACGAATTAGCTCTACGACGTTGTCAGATTTGAAGGACCTGGAACTTTCTCCAGAGTCTGGCTGCTTGTCCATTGTTGTTCTAGGTGCTTCTGGGGACCTTGCTAAGAAGAAAACTTTCCCGGCACTCTTTAACCTTTTTCAGCAG GGATTTCTACAATCTGGAGAAGTCCATATATTTGGGTATGCAAGATCAAATATCTCTGATGATGGATTAAGGGAACGCATTCGTGG ATACCTAAAAGGAGCCTCAGAAGAACATCTTTCACAATTTCTGAAATTA ATTAAATATGTTAGTGGTTCGTATGATAGTAGCGAAGGATTTGAATTGCTGAACAAGGCAATCTCATGGAATGAAACATCAGAGAAAAACCAACCAGGAAACTACCGTAGGCTATTTTATTTGGCATTGCCACCTTCAGTCTATCCTTCAGTATGCAAAATGATAAGAACATATTGCATGGCTCCAT CCTCCCATACTGGTTGGACAAGGGTTATTGTTGAAAAGCCCTTCGGGAAGGATTTAGGTTCTTCAGAGGAACTGAGTTCCCAACTTGGAGAGCTTTTTAATGAACAACAACTTTATAGAATCGACCACTATTTAGGAAAGGAGTTGGTCCAAAACTTG CTCGTCCTTCGCTTTGCAAATCGCTTCTTTTTGCCCCTCTGGAATCGGGATAACATTGCTAACGTACAG ATTGTATTCAAGGAGGACTTTGGGACTGATGGACGTGGAGGATATTTTGACCAATATGG TATCATTCGGGACATCATTCAGAACCATTTACTGCAG GTGTTCTGCTTGGTGGCCATGGAAAAGCCTGTCTCTCTTAGCCCTGAGCACATAAGAGATGAGAAAGTCAAG GTTCTGCAATCAGTGGACTCTATAAAGCACGACGAGGTAGTCCTTGGGCAATATGATGGCTACAAGGATGACCCTACAGTACCAAATGAATCCAACACGCCTACTTTTGCATCTGTTGTACTGAGGGTACACAATGAGAGATGGGAGG GAGTTCCTTTCATTCTCAAGGCTGGTAAAGCACTAAACTCTAAGAAAGCAGAGATACGTGTGCAGTTCAAGGATGCTCCGGGTGATATTTTTAGAT GCAAGAAACAGGGAAGGAATGAATTTGTTATACGCCTGCAGCCATCAGAAGCCATGTATATGAAATTAACT GTCAAGAAACCAGGGCTAGAAATGGCAACCGAACAAAGCGAACTAGATTTATCCTATGGGCTACGGTACCAAGATGTAAAAATTCCAGAAGCATATGAGCGTCTCATCTTGGACAC GATAAGAGGTGATCAGCAACACTTTGTTCGCCGAGATGAACTGAAG GCTGCCTGGGAGATCTTCACTCCTTTGCTGCACGACATCGATGCTGGCAAGCTGCAGGCTCTGCCATACCAAACAGGAAGCCGAGGCCCTCCAGAGGCTGATGAGTTGAGCAAGAAGATTGGGTATGTGCAGACCCATGGTTATGTCTGGGCATCACCTACTCTCGCAAAATTCTAG